From the genome of Sphingomonas sp. HMP6, one region includes:
- the dnaA gene encoding chromosomal replication initiator protein DnaA — MNEGEPVTVATRVSGNHSYGADHDSVTRAWGTVRAHLRESAGARLFDQWLKPMALAASLESDAVRLTLPSAFMTNWVRNHYSDRLLQEFRAVLPGVRRVTIETGVAAAPVPVLTVESLPAPATAAPMAEAKIADRPPLDPRFSFDRFVVDASNRVAFNAARALAEPGVPRFSPLFLHSGTGQGKTHLMHAIGTAYLAAVPEARVLLMSAERFMFDFVSALRNRDTHSFKTRLRSADLLLVDDLQFIAGKDSTQEEFFHTMNEVMGAGKRLVISADRCPQGLDGVEARITSRLSCGLVADIKTPDLALRRAVLDRKLVDMPGVSVPADVLDLLAARITANIRDLEGALNRVVAYAQLTESAIDLDFAVATLGDVLRGAERRVTIDEIQKAVSAHFELKPVDLVSARRAVVVARPRQIAMYLAKRLTTRSLPEIGRKFGGRDHSTVIHAVRRIEELRDKDREIDTAVRVLLRELEG, encoded by the coding sequence ATGAATGAGGGGGAGCCAGTCACTGTCGCCACGCGTGTGAGCGGGAACCACAGCTATGGCGCCGACCACGATTCGGTGACGCGTGCCTGGGGCACGGTACGCGCACATTTGCGCGAATCAGCCGGCGCGCGCTTGTTCGATCAGTGGCTGAAGCCGATGGCGCTGGCCGCTTCGCTGGAATCCGATGCCGTCCGCCTCACCCTGCCGTCTGCCTTCATGACCAATTGGGTGCGCAACCATTATTCGGATCGTCTGCTGCAGGAGTTCCGCGCCGTGCTGCCGGGCGTCCGCCGCGTCACGATCGAAACGGGCGTGGCCGCCGCGCCGGTGCCGGTCCTGACCGTCGAATCGCTCCCAGCGCCCGCAACCGCCGCTCCAATGGCAGAGGCGAAGATTGCGGATCGTCCGCCGCTCGACCCGCGCTTCAGCTTCGATCGTTTCGTGGTCGATGCTTCCAACCGCGTGGCGTTCAATGCCGCGCGCGCGCTGGCCGAGCCGGGCGTGCCGCGGTTCAGCCCGCTGTTTCTCCATTCGGGGACCGGGCAGGGCAAGACGCATCTGATGCATGCGATCGGCACGGCTTATCTGGCGGCGGTGCCCGAGGCGCGCGTGCTGTTGATGTCGGCCGAACGGTTCATGTTCGATTTCGTATCCGCGCTGCGCAATCGCGACACGCACAGCTTCAAGACGCGGCTGCGCTCGGCCGATCTCCTGCTGGTCGACGATCTACAATTCATCGCCGGCAAGGATTCGACGCAGGAAGAATTCTTCCACACGATGAATGAAGTGATGGGCGCGGGTAAACGCCTCGTCATTTCGGCTGATCGTTGCCCGCAGGGACTTGATGGGGTCGAGGCGCGGATCACCTCGCGGCTTTCGTGCGGTCTTGTCGCCGATATTAAGACGCCCGATCTCGCGCTGCGCCGCGCGGTGCTGGACCGCAAGCTCGTCGATATGCCCGGCGTATCGGTGCCAGCGGACGTGCTCGATCTGCTTGCCGCCCGGATCACCGCCAACATTCGCGATCTCGAAGGCGCGCTCAACCGTGTCGTCGCTTATGCGCAGCTGACCGAAAGCGCGATCGACCTGGACTTCGCGGTGGCGACGCTCGGCGACGTGCTGCGGGGTGCGGAACGCCGCGTCACGATCGACGAGATCCAGAAAGCCGTTTCGGCGCATTTCGAGCTAAAGCCGGTCGATCTCGTCTCGGCGCGTCGCGCCGTGGTGGTCGCGCGCCCGCGCCAGATCGCCATGTACCTCGCCAAGCGCCTGACGACGCGCTCGCTGCCCGAAATCGGTCGCAAGTTCGGCGGGCGCGACCATTCGACCGTCATCCACGCCGTCCGCCGGATCGAGGAATTGCGCGACAAGGATCGTGAGATCGACACCGCGGTGCGCGTGCTGCTGCGCGAGCTTGAGGGCTAA
- the trpS gene encoding tryptophan--tRNA ligase, producing MRPHPARIVSGIQPTGNLHLGNYLGAIKQWVSMQDAMQPDEECLFFLADLHALSQPVVPGELNAHTTEMAATLLACGIDPQRSILFNQARVAEHSALHWILGGTARMGWLSRMTQWKDKAGKKGESQSVGLFTYPVLQAADVLLYQATHVPVGEDQKQHLELARDIAVKFNSDYGDTFTLPEPFISKAAPRIMSLRDASAKMSKSDPSDASRINLVDDDDTIAGKIRKAKSDADVLPDAMAGLAERPEAKNLVTIYAALADVTPDAVLAQFAGQGFGAFKPALADLAVATLSPIRERLTALLADRAAVSAVLADGAARARALAAPTLSKVQAAVGLQV from the coding sequence ATGCGCCCCCATCCCGCCCGGATCGTCTCCGGCATCCAGCCCACGGGCAACCTTCACCTCGGCAATTATCTCGGTGCGATCAAGCAATGGGTTAGCATGCAGGATGCGATGCAGCCGGACGAGGAGTGCCTGTTTTTCCTCGCCGATTTACACGCGCTGTCGCAGCCGGTCGTGCCCGGCGAGCTCAACGCGCACACCACCGAAATGGCCGCGACGCTGCTGGCGTGCGGCATCGACCCGCAGCGTTCGATCCTGTTCAACCAGGCGCGCGTCGCCGAACATAGCGCGCTGCACTGGATCCTCGGCGGCACCGCGCGGATGGGGTGGCTCTCCCGCATGACGCAGTGGAAGGACAAGGCCGGCAAGAAGGGCGAAAGCCAGAGCGTCGGGCTGTTTACCTATCCCGTGCTGCAAGCCGCCGACGTGTTGCTCTATCAGGCGACGCACGTGCCGGTTGGCGAAGACCAGAAGCAGCACCTCGAACTCGCGCGCGACATCGCGGTCAAGTTCAACAGCGATTACGGCGATACGTTCACGCTGCCCGAGCCGTTCATCTCCAAAGCCGCCCCGCGCATCATGAGCTTGCGCGATGCGAGCGCGAAGATGTCCAAATCCGATCCGAGCGATGCCAGCCGCATCAATCTGGTCGATGACGACGACACGATCGCGGGGAAAATCCGCAAGGCGAAGAGCGATGCCGATGTTCTGCCGGACGCGATGGCGGGGCTGGCCGAACGGCCCGAGGCCAAGAACCTGGTGACGATTTATGCGGCGTTGGCGGATGTCACGCCCGATGCGGTGCTGGCGCAGTTCGCCGGGCAAGGTTTCGGCGCGTTCAAGCCTGCGCTCGCCGATCTGGCGGTGGCGACGCTCTCGCCGATCCGGGAGCGGCTGACGGCGCTACTGGCGGACCGTGCGGCGGTAAGCGCGGTGCTGGCCGACGGCGCGGCGCGCGCACGCGCGCTGGCGGCCCCGACATTGTCAAAGGTGCAGGCGGCGGTGGGGCTTCAGGTCTGA
- the murJ gene encoding murein biosynthesis integral membrane protein MurJ encodes MNLVKSLGSVGGLTLASRVLALLRDSLAARYVGAGFASDAFNGVAFRLPNMFRALFAEGAFSAAFIPMFNKKAAGPDGIAGGYVFAERALAVLLPVLIVFTVALLLAAYPITWLLSGGFARQNPSLEQFAFAVMLSRITLPYLALISLASLLGGILNSLDKFWVNAAAPILLNLAMIVGLWAFHGANEYETARVQAISVTAGGVLQLLWLIWACRRAGVDMRLRMPRLDKDVREMLRLIVPAAAGAGAAQINLLISTSLAGSLLASGSITYIYYADRLNQLPLGLIGIGLGTILLPTISRLLSTGQDEAAMDTQNRGIELALFLTLPATVAFMIAAEPIVRGLFEYGRFTAEDARKCGWALSAFSIGLPSYVLVKVLTPGYYARGDTKTPVRFAMLSIVVNIIGNLIMIPWIGHVGPPLATALASTVNVAMLYATLAKRGHFVADAQLRRRVPRLALAAVLMGATVFACRQLLDPYLGGPLVIRYAALGVLVGAGMAIYVVACFLTRAYRIADLKALLRKRGATSKPVQE; translated from the coding sequence ATGAACCTCGTCAAATCGCTCGGCTCGGTGGGGGGCCTCACGCTTGCCAGCCGCGTGTTGGCGTTGCTGCGCGATTCTCTGGCCGCGCGCTATGTCGGCGCAGGCTTCGCATCGGATGCGTTCAACGGCGTCGCCTTCCGGCTCCCCAACATGTTCCGCGCGCTGTTTGCGGAGGGTGCCTTCTCCGCCGCCTTCATCCCGATGTTCAATAAAAAGGCCGCCGGACCCGACGGGATCGCCGGCGGGTACGTCTTTGCCGAGCGCGCACTGGCCGTCCTGCTGCCGGTGCTGATCGTGTTCACGGTCGCACTGTTACTGGCGGCCTATCCGATCACCTGGCTGTTATCGGGCGGGTTCGCGCGACAGAATCCCAGCCTGGAGCAATTCGCCTTTGCGGTGATGCTGTCGCGGATCACGCTGCCCTATCTCGCACTGATTTCGCTGGCGTCGCTGCTGGGCGGGATCCTCAATTCACTCGACAAATTCTGGGTCAATGCCGCAGCACCGATCCTGCTCAACCTCGCGATGATCGTCGGGCTGTGGGCGTTCCACGGCGCCAACGAATATGAAACCGCGCGGGTTCAGGCGATTTCGGTCACGGCAGGCGGCGTTTTGCAGCTCTTATGGCTGATCTGGGCGTGCCGCCGCGCGGGGGTCGACATGCGGCTGCGAATGCCGCGGCTCGACAAGGACGTGCGCGAGATGTTGCGGCTGATCGTCCCCGCCGCAGCGGGCGCAGGTGCAGCGCAGATCAATCTGCTGATCTCGACCTCGCTGGCCGGGAGCCTGCTTGCCTCGGGGTCGATCACGTACATCTATTATGCCGACCGCCTGAACCAGCTTCCGCTCGGGCTGATCGGTATCGGGCTTGGCACGATCCTGCTGCCGACGATCTCCAGACTGCTGTCGACCGGTCAGGACGAAGCGGCGATGGACACGCAGAACCGCGGGATCGAATTGGCGCTGTTCCTCACCCTACCCGCCACCGTCGCCTTCATGATTGCAGCCGAACCGATCGTGCGCGGGCTGTTCGAATATGGCCGATTCACCGCCGAGGATGCCCGCAAATGCGGCTGGGCGCTCAGTGCCTTTTCGATCGGCCTGCCGTCCTATGTGCTCGTGAAGGTGCTGACGCCGGGCTATTATGCGCGCGGCGATACGAAGACGCCCGTCCGCTTCGCCATGTTGTCGATCGTGGTCAATATTATCGGCAATCTTATCATGATCCCGTGGATCGGCCATGTCGGCCCGCCACTTGCCACCGCGCTCGCCTCGACCGTCAATGTCGCGATGCTGTATGCGACGCTCGCCAAGCGCGGGCATTTCGTGGCGGATGCGCAATTGCGGCGGCGTGTCCCGCGGCTCGCACTGGCGGCGGTGCTGATGGGGGCGACGGTGTTCGCGTGCAGACAGTTGCTCGATCCCTATCTCGGCGGACCGCTGGTGATCCGCTATGCCGCGCTCGGCGTGCTAGTCGGCGCGGGGATGGCGATCTATGTGGTCGCTTGTTTCCTCACGCGCGCTTATCGCATTGCCGATCTCAAAGCGCTGTTGCGCAAGCGTGGTGCCACCTCGAAACCCGTTCAGGAATAA
- the secB gene encoding protein-export chaperone SecB → MSEQDDGTINGDGPYENGGAPLANGEDTAPAAGLISQYVKDLSFENPNAPAIYQNQIAPAIDVQFNIASAQVGDDVYEIVLRIEVKAEAEGTVAFLVDLSYAGLFGLRNFPAEHLQPFLLAEAPRLIFPFARRVLADAIRDGGFPPLMLEPIDFGGAFMAQQESGDVMGTIGTA, encoded by the coding sequence ATGAGTGAGCAGGACGACGGCACGATTAACGGCGACGGCCCGTACGAAAATGGCGGCGCACCGCTCGCCAATGGCGAGGATACGGCACCTGCCGCAGGCCTGATCTCGCAATATGTGAAAGACTTGTCGTTCGAAAATCCGAACGCGCCGGCGATCTATCAGAACCAGATCGCCCCCGCGATCGATGTGCAGTTCAACATTGCGTCGGCGCAGGTCGGCGACGACGTGTATGAAATCGTGCTGCGCATCGAAGTGAAGGCAGAGGCTGAGGGCACCGTCGCGTTCCTCGTCGACTTGTCGTACGCCGGCTTGTTCGGCTTGCGCAATTTCCCGGCCGAACATCTCCAGCCGTTCCTGCTGGCCGAGGCACCACGCTTGATCTTCCCGTTCGCGCGACGCGTACTGGCCGACGCGATTCGCGACGGCGGCTTCCCGCCCTTGATGCTCGAGCCGATCGATTTCGGCGGCGCGTTCATGGCGCAGCAGGAATCGGGCGACGTGATGGGCACGATCGGGACGGCGTGA
- a CDS encoding Tim44/TimA family putative adaptor protein, with the protein MFLVVILAMVAGFMALQLYRVLGKRTGHEQPLPRPAEERARLTVVQRPIEAVTDGREPIGRAVEPKAEAGVRAIIAADSSFDVARFLEGAQSAYRMILEAYWKGDEEQLGWLAEDEVRDAFTQAILARTTAGHVLDNRLVSIERAMIADAALEGKLARITVRFDADIAAVTRDADGTVIAGSMTDAVETHDIWTFARTLKSKDVNWKLADTDEA; encoded by the coding sequence GTGTTCTTAGTTGTAATTCTCGCAATGGTGGCCGGGTTCATGGCGTTGCAGCTGTACCGCGTGCTCGGCAAGCGTACCGGCCACGAGCAGCCGCTTCCCCGGCCAGCCGAAGAACGTGCGCGGCTGACCGTCGTACAGCGCCCGATCGAGGCGGTGACCGACGGCCGCGAGCCGATCGGCCGCGCAGTCGAGCCGAAGGCAGAAGCCGGCGTCCGCGCGATCATCGCAGCGGATTCGTCGTTCGATGTTGCACGGTTCCTTGAAGGCGCGCAGTCGGCCTATCGGATGATCCTGGAAGCCTATTGGAAGGGTGATGAGGAACAGCTCGGCTGGCTCGCCGAGGACGAGGTGCGTGACGCCTTCACTCAGGCGATCCTCGCGCGCACCACGGCGGGGCATGTGCTCGACAACCGTCTGGTGTCGATCGAGCGTGCCATGATCGCCGATGCGGCGCTCGAAGGTAAGCTGGCGCGGATTACGGTGCGCTTCGATGCCGATATCGCTGCGGTGACCCGCGATGCGGACGGCACAGTGATTGCCGGATCGATGACCGACGCGGTTGAGACGCACGACATCTGGACCTTTGCGCGGACGCTCAAGAGCAAAGACGTGAATTGGAAACTCGCCGATACCGACGAGGCATAA
- the mltA gene encoding murein transglycosylase A: MLAACGGGQIERPSQYRPAAALVPIRATPIAPQPAPVVAPGTANAASAGVIAGPPLYTLPIDEPVAARVLTAFRSSCSSLQRRPDISGLTRGSDWTPACTAAATVPSGEARAFFAQYFEAVQVGDGKAFATGYYEPEIRGSRDRRSGYDVPVYARPRDLAEVDLGAFSETLKGKRIRGHVVGQNFVPYDDRTAIEQGTLDGRAPVIAWAADPVELFFLQIQGSGRLRQPDGSVVRIGYDTQNGRDYTGIGALMKKRGLLAPGQSSMQGLVQWLHDHPEQGRDIMRENKSYVFFRELSGPPLGALGLPVTGGVSAAADPHFVPLGAPVLLSMDRADASRLWVVQDTGGAIKGSNRIDTFWGAGADAEATAGGMAARGTAFLLLPVGTLARLSNERANGNASAQP; this comes from the coding sequence CTGCTCGCGGCCTGCGGCGGCGGCCAGATCGAGCGCCCCAGCCAATATCGCCCCGCTGCCGCCCTTGTGCCAATTCGCGCGACCCCGATCGCGCCGCAACCGGCGCCGGTCGTCGCTCCCGGTACCGCAAACGCGGCGAGCGCGGGCGTGATCGCCGGGCCACCGCTTTACACGCTGCCGATCGACGAGCCCGTTGCGGCGCGCGTGCTGACTGCCTTCCGATCCTCTTGTTCGTCGCTCCAGCGTCGGCCCGACATTTCAGGCCTGACGCGCGGCAGCGACTGGACGCCGGCCTGCACCGCCGCTGCCACCGTGCCCAGTGGCGAGGCGCGCGCGTTCTTCGCGCAATATTTCGAGGCGGTGCAGGTCGGCGACGGCAAAGCCTTTGCAACGGGCTATTACGAACCCGAAATCCGTGGATCGCGTGATCGGCGCAGTGGCTATGACGTTCCGGTTTACGCCCGCCCGCGCGATCTGGCGGAGGTCGATCTGGGCGCATTCAGCGAAACGCTCAAGGGCAAGCGGATTCGCGGACACGTCGTCGGGCAAAACTTCGTGCCCTATGACGATCGCACCGCGATCGAGCAGGGCACGCTCGACGGACGCGCACCCGTGATCGCTTGGGCGGCCGACCCGGTCGAGCTGTTCTTCCTGCAAATTCAGGGGTCTGGCCGGCTGCGGCAGCCCGACGGTTCGGTCGTCAGGATCGGCTATGACACGCAGAACGGGCGCGATTACACCGGCATCGGCGCGTTGATGAAGAAGCGCGGTCTGCTCGCGCCGGGGCAGAGTTCGATGCAGGGCCTGGTCCAATGGCTGCATGATCATCCCGAGCAGGGCCGCGACATCATGCGCGAAAACAAGAGCTACGTGTTTTTCCGCGAGCTTTCCGGCCCGCCGCTCGGTGCGCTGGGCCTGCCGGTGACCGGCGGCGTGAGTGCTGCTGCCGACCCTCATTTCGTGCCGCTCGGCGCGCCCGTCCTGCTGTCGATGGACCGTGCGGATGCAAGCCGCCTGTGGGTGGTGCAGGACACCGGCGGTGCCATCAAGGGCTCCAACCGGATCGATACCTTCTGGGGCGCGGGTGCCGATGCCGAGGCGACCGCCGGCGGCATGGCGGCGCGCGGTACCGCGTTCCTGCTGCTGCCGGTCGGTACGCTTGCCCGCCTGTCCAATGAGAGGGCCAATGGGAACGCGTCCGCTCAGCCCTGA
- a CDS encoding Smr/MutS family protein: MGTRPLSPDEAALWARVMAGVRPMKAKRAIDPASTVAKSLVAPAPKPFVPNVDVAPARHRATPIVRATVPDMAPRLGAKRTESASSGPANTLDGTWDRQLSRGLVSPDRTIDLHGHTLHSAHDLLDAALDAAIRGGNRLILLITGKPPRPTSERPHARGAIRAATGDWLAGSRHASSIAAVRAAHPRHGGAGALYIILRKPRPQTAPSRKS; this comes from the coding sequence ATGGGAACGCGTCCGCTCAGCCCTGACGAAGCGGCGCTATGGGCGCGCGTGATGGCAGGCGTGCGGCCGATGAAGGCGAAACGGGCGATCGATCCGGCATCGACCGTCGCCAAGTCGCTCGTTGCACCTGCACCCAAGCCGTTCGTGCCGAACGTCGACGTGGCACCGGCTCGTCACAGGGCCACCCCCATAGTGCGGGCCACAGTCCCGGATATGGCTCCTCGACTTGGCGCAAAGCGGACGGAGTCCGCATCATCCGGGCCCGCCAACACTCTTGACGGCACGTGGGACCGCCAACTCTCCCGCGGTCTCGTGTCGCCCGACCGCACGATCGATCTGCACGGCCACACCCTCCACTCCGCGCACGACCTGCTCGATGCCGCGTTGGACGCCGCGATCCGGGGCGGCAACCGCCTGATCCTGCTCATCACCGGCAAGCCGCCGCGCCCCACCAGCGAACGGCCGCACGCGCGCGGCGCGATCCGGGCGGCGACGGGGGATTGGCTGGCCGGCTCGCGTCATGCTTCGTCGATTGCGGCGGTGCGCGCCGCCCATCCGCGCCACGGCGGGGCAGGGGCGCTGTATATCATCCTTCGCAAGCCGCGTCCGCAGACGGCACCTTCGCGAAAGTCTTAA
- a CDS encoding putative bifunctional diguanylate cyclase/phosphodiesterase gives MDEVSLKSRAIVFAMCAGAVAFILALVATSSGGVDITNISRALIPAVVCATMCWASAERSISATAAAIDAAIARLTRAAHGDLSGEIPPEIAVNVPQLAAAMQSLFEQLNANLDSVHRLAMFDSVTGLANRTNFRRTCERLLVEAPIGPGTRGGGALFFIDLDRFKAVNDTMGHACGDMLLGMVANRLRAVAESVAVPPGSPAPLIGRLAGDEFTMFFSTLGDSVEAARIGRGVLFALAEPFDLAGAEVTIGASIGIALRPQHGESLTDLMRAADAAMYHAKASGRGRAEHFTEALAAQIAERAVLESDLREAIDRDEFTLVFQPQVGAEDGRIVAAEALLRWRHPRDGLRLPGSFLERAEETGLIVEIGEWVVHTVAETIARWGRIGIEQRLAVNVSPRELDHATFFRRLREAMRAANAPAHLLELEISETLAMHCSSEVIEAIALLRADGATIAVDDFGTGYSNLARLRSLPIDRIKLDRSLIEHIAEDADARSIAHAVIGLIHGLGCEAVGEGIESHAQAEILRIIGCDVIQGYAVASPMDEEAFISWSQDEVRWASAG, from the coding sequence ATGGACGAGGTATCGCTGAAAAGCCGCGCGATCGTGTTCGCGATGTGCGCCGGGGCGGTTGCGTTCATTCTGGCGCTTGTCGCGACGTCGAGCGGCGGCGTCGACATCACCAATATCTCGCGCGCGCTGATCCCGGCGGTGGTTTGTGCCACCATGTGCTGGGCATCGGCGGAGCGCAGCATTTCTGCAACCGCCGCCGCCATCGATGCGGCGATCGCGCGCCTCACCCGTGCCGCGCACGGCGATCTAAGCGGCGAGATTCCCCCGGAAATCGCCGTGAACGTGCCGCAACTCGCGGCGGCAATGCAAAGCCTGTTCGAACAGTTGAATGCCAACCTCGACAGTGTTCACCGCCTCGCCATGTTTGATTCGGTCACGGGTCTTGCCAACCGCACCAACTTCCGGCGCACGTGCGAACGCCTGTTGGTCGAGGCGCCGATCGGCCCCGGCACGCGCGGGGGCGGGGCATTGTTCTTTATCGATCTGGATCGTTTCAAGGCGGTCAACGATACGATGGGACATGCCTGTGGCGACATGTTGCTCGGGATGGTTGCCAACCGGCTGCGTGCAGTCGCCGAAAGCGTGGCGGTCCCACCAGGCAGTCCGGCCCCCTTGATCGGGCGATTGGCGGGTGACGAATTCACCATGTTCTTCAGCACGCTTGGCGATAGCGTCGAGGCCGCGCGGATCGGGCGCGGCGTGTTGTTCGCGCTTGCCGAGCCGTTCGATCTCGCGGGTGCCGAGGTCACGATCGGTGCGTCGATCGGCATTGCACTGCGCCCGCAACACGGAGAATCGCTGACTGACCTGATGCGCGCGGCCGATGCCGCGATGTATCACGCCAAGGCGAGCGGCCGTGGTCGCGCCGAACATTTCACCGAAGCGCTCGCCGCGCAGATCGCCGAGCGCGCCGTGCTGGAAAGCGATTTGCGCGAGGCGATCGATCGCGACGAATTCACCCTCGTGTTCCAGCCACAAGTCGGCGCGGAGGACGGTCGCATCGTGGCTGCCGAGGCGCTGCTGCGCTGGCGTCACCCGCGCGACGGCCTGCGCTTGCCCGGCAGCTTCCTCGAACGTGCCGAGGAGACCGGGCTGATCGTCGAGATCGGCGAGTGGGTCGTCCACACCGTTGCCGAGACGATCGCACGCTGGGGCCGGATCGGGATCGAGCAACGGCTAGCCGTCAACGTCTCGCCGCGTGAACTCGACCATGCGACCTTCTTTCGTCGCCTGCGCGAGGCAATGCGCGCGGCCAATGCGCCGGCGCATCTGCTCGAGCTGGAGATCAGTGAAACGCTCGCGATGCACTGTAGTAGCGAGGTGATCGAGGCGATCGCCTTGCTCCGCGCCGACGGTGCGACGATTGCCGTTGATGATTTCGGCACCGGTTATTCCAACCTGGCGCGCCTGCGCAGCTTGCCGATCGACCGGATCAAGCTCGATCGCAGCCTGATCGAACATATCGCCGAGGATGCCGACGCGCGCAGTATCGCGCATGCGGTGATTGGCCTGATCCATGGTCTGGGCTGCGAGGCGGTGGGCGAGGGGATCGAGAGCCATGCGCAAGCCGAGATCCTGCGGATCATCGGGTGCGACGTG